The following DNA comes from Castanea sativa cultivar Marrone di Chiusa Pesio chromosome 10, ASM4071231v1.
aacaacttaccaATTAGAAGTTGTTgcgaaaatgttgtggacatagcatttatttaattaatttgaatgcCAATATATTTAGAGGGTCGAAAGTGTTGTGGAATCTATTGAACTTTAGGGTTTGATTTTACCTAAACAACTTCAAAACTAAAAGGGGTTAAGTTCAAATGATTTGGAAGTCCGTTAAAAGAGTtggaatcaaaataaaaattcaaactttgcagaaactaaaaaaaactattaaaaaaaaggcctTGGAGAGTTGGTCGGTACTTCATTCTTGAATAAGAAGCTGATTTCGCCAATGCATGTCCCTATGGGAATAGTTTTTTCAAAGAAATGCCCCTAGTTTTAAGGGgttttaatttgatgaattatGATCTATTACTCCATAATGGGCCAAATGGGCTTTGTAAGGCTATGCAACATTTCATTTCAAAACAAATTGTTGATCCAGCCTAATTAAGAGTTGGCTGATACTTGGTTCTCTATGTACTTCATGTGTACTTATTCACATATATATTCAGGAAATTTCatacattttaattatttatgccCATGCATGTTAAGTTACGTCTTATTGCACGTTTGTTTTCCATTTACACTTCTTAATTTTGTTGATTTCAGTTttctagatttttcttttttatgaatgGTGAATGtgttggattttatttttactgaCTTTTCGTTGCTTTATTCAGTAATTGTGTGTTAGATAGCTAGGTGAGTTGTTGTATCGACTATTAGTAGTAGTTTTGGATTGTGGTCTCCTTAATTTAGACACACATGTACTCTCGGTGAATCCTATGAACACATACCCTCAaccagggacggagccaggatTTTAAGTTAAGGGGGCGACTTTGACCTCTAGTTTGGCAACTTCTTAGttgtggagattttttttttttagtttttaatgtgtgcatttgctaggtaaagacaaaattattctatttaaaactttttaaagggcagCTGtttatttgagtaaaattgatttattagacttaattttttttagctatgctattggtgatttttgttgttgcacaaatgtttttgggctaatatatgttgttttagattttaaatctataaatttttttaaaggcctttaaaatgagaaaagtgctagaagtaaattgatgatatagtgagtgattattgataagtaaaaaaataatgcaaGTAATAACCCAgatgcgaaccaataagaatttgtatctcaacagtttataaaaatattgtaaataagtttgtatCTTTAATGTTATTCTAAAAagattcaataatattgttaaagtggtaaaatgtaattttatagaacaaaattactaaaattaatacatatatatataaatatttttttttaaaattagggggCCACTGCCCCCTTGGTCAATGAATGCCTCCGTCCCTGCCCTCAACTCTCCCATGTGTATATATGAAAAGACAGGTAGTATTGCTTGACCAATGGCATCCCTCGTGACCAGTTTGGAGGTACATATATATAAACCTAGTGTTTTTGATTTTAAGGCCCAAGTCCAATGCCTAGGACCCATGTTTGAGCGTTGGTCTAAGAGTTCAACATGCTGGGAAATGATTTCCAGCACAATATAATAACTTTAGccagttgaaaaaaaaaaaacaattattttcccACAAAGAAATTCTTCATAATGCAATTTAAAGTTTTTGAGTTTGGAACATATATGGTTTGTATAATCTctgaggaagaaaataaaatttcaaagacAGAAATTTATTTCACTACACCTAGAGtaaaaagtagaagaaaaaaaaattgaaaaagagagCCTGAAcaactttgagagagagagacagagaaaagaAAGCATATCATGAGCAGAACTTTAACCAATACAAAGATAATGAAAGGTCATTTAGATTTGGAGCTGCAACGTGACCTTATGTAGGTTCCGTTCAAGGGATGGAACCGGAGTTGACAATTGAGGTGACACCAGAACTTAACAGAGCCAAGCAGCGATACTCTCCACCGAGTCCTCGAGTTCCCTTTAAAATCGAATGTAATTACCTTTTGCTTCAATGCCAAGTCTACTTGATGCATTCGAGCAGAATCCAATGGAATTTCAGAAGATGCGACTACATAATTAAAATCAATAGAATCGTTTTTGTTTACATCAAACGGGTTGGCGACGAGTTTTGCTAGTGCTAATCCTTGGAAGCTGAGAATGAAGCTAGTGTCTGAAAAACTTGCATGAGCTTTGGTGTTGTCATTCTCGGCTCTGATGATAATATTCATTGCGGTTTCAAGTAGACCAGCTTGAGAATATCGCATGGTGTCAAGATGGGCGTTTGCGATACTCAAGGTAGGTATTCTCGGATGTATGACCATGTATCCAATGAACACTGCGATGCCTGAGATTATCACTGCTATGCATATGATGGTGCAAATTATGGCTAAAAACCAAATAATGTAACCGGTGGTATGTTTACGTGTAGATTGTTTTTTGCCTGAAGACATTGAGGGAAAATGGTTGAGGTCTAGATAGTGACAACATTCGATCGGCAAGAGTGTTTATGGTTTTTCCTATAAGGTGGTGagttttagttttaggcttTGGCAAGGTAAATAATTTAATTGGGTTCCTAGCTCAATTTGGTGGGGAAGGTTTTGGTATCTTCCTTTCCGAGTTTCAAAGCTTTGTATTATATAAGGCTTTTTATATAGCGTGACCCTTCTCTACGTACTCTGTCTAGGAATCTTGCCGacttttttcctaaaaagcAAATTCCAAACTTGCATTGCTAAATActacttcttctctttctcctttgttttatgaaaagatttttgagCCGTAGTGCAATATAAAACGATATCAAACTTCTTCAAAACAGGAATTTGGATCCGGTAATGACAACATGAACAATGAGAGAGATAAGATTTGTACATAGCTACTGTGCACGTAGAGTAAAAGggagccaaaaaaagaaatatttgaatAAGACTAAGCCTGAAcaactttgagagagagagagagagagagtaacgTGCATGTAGCATATAATCAGGAAGCATGGACAATGCAGTATTGGTTGTGTCAGACACCACTACTGCCTGCATGTCCCCAATGTGCACGGCCCAGGAATTATTTTACCACCttctaactttaattttttaaaataatatccaaattattagagcattcatagccaggtttaaaatataaataaaaaaacatattttataactcatctaacatcatattttttatttttcattttaaatccaacacaattcaagtttttaattatttgactCTCTTTCTCAATCTCTTTTCCGTCACCCATAgcagtttctctctcttcacttCACTCTCTCTTTCATCACCCACAATcaaaacacatcacaaaatTAAACcccatagcaaaaaaaaaaaaaaacctcaaccATAACAACCACTACCACTAggatccaccaccaccacctccacaaccatcaacaaccacaaccaaTCAGCAAacccaaataatatatataaaaaaaaaaccactagaTTAGGCAGAGTCGcaacccaccaccaccgtcGCAGTCCGATCTCACCCACAACCCAATTTGATGGTGGTAGAAAGGcaagagaagagagagtagtgagagaggagagagaagtgAAAGGggtgagagaagagagagcagcaagagaggagagagaatgagagaagaaattaaaaagaataataataataaataatcacTTGCTACAGGGAGGTTTTACTTATTAAACTTTACTATAATTTGTGTCTAACTTTTTTAGCTATAGATACCCAAATGTAGAGGTTTTTTGGTGATTGGGGGTtgttaagtaaatattttacttaCAAACACCTAGGTGTAGAGGTTTTTTTGGTGTTTAGGGGTTCAAAAATAGCCATTTAGGGGTTTTACACCCCTATATGCCAATGCTCTTATTGTTGCATCGCCTTGTTTAAGATTTGGTTATTAATATATGATGGCTATGTTAGTATTTGATGATTtagactctttttttaaaaaaaataatttgagatAGAAATCTTATTCTActttaatctaagtatatatgtatgtgtttataaaaagaaaaaaaaaaaaaaaaaaaagaaagtatatatatgtgtatgtaacTTCCTTCTAGATACTTGAACTCCAATCCATGTTCTCCACCCAACAAGAGCTTGTAGTGGTtagaaattacaaaaaaaaaaaaaaaaaaaatcaattatattcTAAACATTATTTAATAGCCATGAATTCACTCTATTATCcattattgctcttaaattgatatatttttaacaatatatgaaatataaatgcttaacaaaatattaaaaaaaaaataataataataattaatatatgtataagtACCATGTCGTATTTtaatatcttagaaaaatttGTATTGCATCCGTTTCAGTTCTTCCTATATGAGCAGAACCTTGAACAACAAAGACAAAGAGAGGTCATTTAGATTTGGAGCTGCAACGTGAACTTATGTAAGTTCCATTCGATGTATGGAACCGGAGTTGACAGTCGAGGTGACACCAGAACTTAACGGAGCCAAGCCGCCATACTCTCCATTGAGTCCTTGAGTTCCCTTTGAAATCGAATGTAATTACCCTTTGCTTCAATGACAAGTCTACCTGATGCCTTCGAGCAGAGTCCAATGGAATTTCATCAGATGTGACctcataattaaaataaatagaactGTTTTTCTCTACATCAAACGGGTCAGCGACGAGTTTTGCTATTACTAGTCCTTGAAAGCTGAGAATAAAGCCAGTGTGTGAAAAACTTGCATGAGCTCTTGTGTTGTCATTCTCGGCCCTGATGATAATAGTCATCTGGGTTTCAAGTAGACCATCTTGAGAATATCGCATGGTGCCAAGAGTGGCATTTGCGACACTCAAGATAGGTATTCTCGGATGCATGACCATGTATCCAATGAACACTGCGGCGCCTGAGACTATCACTGCTATGCATATCAAGGAGCAAATTATGGCTAAACACCAAATAAAGGGATGGGTTCCTCTAAGATATCCGCGCTTTCTTTTGACAAACATTGAGGGAAAATGGTTGATGTCTAGGGATTGACAACATTCGGCAAGAGTGTCTATGGTTTTTACTATAATTAAGGTGGTGAATTTTTGGCTTGGCAAGGTAAAGAATTTAATTAGGCTTAAGAAAGGTTTTGGTATCTTCCTTTCTTAGTTTCAAAGCATTTGTATTCATATATACAAGGCTTCTGTGTAATATGACCCTCTCTACTACTCTATCTAGGAATTTTGGCtgcttttttcttaaaaagcaAATTCCAAACTTGCATTGCTAAATACTACTTCATTAATTCTCTTTCCCCTTTGTCCATGAAAAGATATTGAGCCGTACAATATAAAATGATATCAAACTTCTTCAAAACAGGAATTGCATCCTGTAATGACaagcactacaaaaaaactggcCTATTGCGAcgggcctattgcggcgggtgcgaaaactgccgctataggtcgcctattgcggcgctttttcgGCTCGCCGCTGTACATGAGATCTATtagcccgccgcaatagacctaGTATATTGCGGCGTACTATTGTGGCGGGCCAGTGACCCGCCGTAATAGACCTGCTTTAGTGGCCTTCGGCTTAGATATAGCGGCGGGTCAatgacccgccgcaatagaccctGAAATTGCAGcgggcctattgcggcgggtgcaAAAACTGCCGCTATATGTTGCCTATTGCGGCGCGTTTTTGGCCTGCCGCAGTAGatgagatctattgcggcgttttttgtgaccgccgctataggtaaggtttttgtataaaatcaaatttttgtagtttacaataacgcataaaaaatgagtttaaagatcaaatggtaaattacatccgattggcatgcatgttaagaacatatagaaaatgtgatccaacggttggattttcaaaatatgaattcaacaaaaagttattggttggtgtaacattttttagagttacatcaagtgtaacttgaacccaaccctatatttcttaattcgatatgaattttaacaaatctaccgttagattacactatcttcatatattttttatacttaaaaaatttcaaggtgataaaagattaatagtcatgtcatcaatcaattgtttaaattcaagtttttgtagtttaaaataaggtataaaagatgagtttaaaaatcaaatgaaaaattacatccgattgacatgaaaattggcatgtatgttaagaacatatagaaaatgtaatccaacggctgaattttcaaaatatgaattcaacaataagttattggttggtgtaacattttttagagttacatcaagtgtaacttgaactcaaccctatatttcataattcgatgtgaattttgacaaatctaccgttagattacattatcttcatatatttttcatgcttaaaaaatttcaagatgatcaaagattaatagccatgtcatcaatcaattgtttaaattcaagtttttgtaattgaaaataacgcataaaggaTAAGTtcaaagatcaaatggtaaattacatccgattgatatcaaaattggcatgcatgttaagaacatatagaaaatgtgatccaacggttggattttcaaaatatgaattcaaaaataagttattggttagtgtaacattttttagagttatatCAAGTGTAACATGAAcctaaccctatatttcttaattcgatatgaattttgacaaatctgcCGTTAGATTATactatcttcatatatttttcatgcttaaaaaatttcaaggtgatcaaagattaatagtcatgtcatcaattaattgtttaaattcaagtttttgtaattgaaaataacgcataaaggatgagtttaaagatcaaatggtaaattacatccgattgacatcaaaattggcatgcatgttaagaacatatagaaaatgtgatccaacggttggattttcaaaatataaatttatcaataagttattggttggtgtaacattttttaaagttacatgAGGTGTAACATAAAGCCAgacttatatttcttaattcaatgtgaattttgataaatctaccgtttgattgtgaccataatttaccaaaattaacCTTTAATTACACTCTTCAAGTccaacaattagattttaaatctaaaaatggCACGTGACTGACATGTGCTGTGTACTTGTATGATTATGTTCTCTCAATCTGACCATCCAAttagtcatttaaaaaaaaaaaaagtaaacgtagttagtcaaatattaaaattcttacataaatttaataatagccatgataatttattttttattttttaatttttaataagaatgtgtgataatttttgtcgtgtggtattttttttttgagaaatttgagTGGTgaattttattgagtatatgtgattgttttttgtttttaaattttatttcatagctcattaataaaataaccaagtgacttcaccaaattgcagatttttttttaatttttttaaaaataaatataatttttttttttgtttttatcttcttctcttataatttctaagttgataaaaatattaatttaacaacaATCCATTTTAATCTAACTGaaattcatcattatcattaatatttaaataaaattattattttatctaaataTTAAACCTGAAACATCTGAAacttccacaattttccacatcatcattttaatgttttaaactaaatagtgTGAGAGTTTTACGtgagtctttcttttttctttttctttgtattgaaacctaaagtgagtcctttttttatatataaaaaaaatctaatgtgaggtctaattaaaaatattataattattttttaaatcctagTTCTAATATAGGTCTgtgaaaaagtcaaaa
Coding sequences within:
- the LOC142611553 gene encoding NDR1/HIN1-like protein 12; the protein is MSSGKKQSTRKHTTGYIIWFLAIICTIICIAVIISGIAVFIGYMVIHPRIPTLSIANAHLDTMRYSQAGLLETAMNIIIRAENDNTKAHASFSDTSFILSFQGLALAKLVANPFDVNKNDSIDFNYVVASSEIPLDSARMHQVDLALKQKVITFDFKGNSRTRWRVSLLGSVKFWCHLNCQLRFHPLNGTYIRSRCSSKSK
- the LOC142614303 gene encoding uncharacterized protein LOC142614303; the protein is MFVKRKRGYLRGTHPFIWCLAIICSLICIAVIVSGAAVFIGYMVMHPRIPILSVANATLGTMRYSQDGLLETQMTIIIRAENDNTRAHASFSHTGFILSFQGLVIAKLVADPFDVEKNSSIYFNYEVTSDEIPLDSARRHQVDLSLKQRVITFDFKGNSRTQWRVWRLGSVKFWCHLDCQLRFHTSNGTYISSRCSSKSK